The following proteins are encoded in a genomic region of Leptolyngbya ohadii IS1:
- a CDS encoding lipase family protein: MKNISRRKFLFASVTAGIASSQVAHSVQAQPSPPTSDEIIADEMAADEIIATDETLDALLGSERLASDRSPDNLSDSSTSPLIPYDRDISRLLIRCSRLGMEQFAQGQRDRRYDGSIRALEDFPRELEPYTQAATFRVELDATTTLLPDLGQIGRRLTRRAIPPTLAFIGFVLTSETHNIILFRGTSNPKEWMANFQSGQSNYGRLRGAQGRVHTGFLRLYNRLSRQVRQAANTLNPSLPCFIAGHSLGGALATLAAADLAYHYPTLREQIRLYTYGAPRVGNQAFVEYLKTIAPNSYRVLNMADMVTMVPPANLREQQYSHFGEAWVFLDYAQGSVSLSHSTSIYQEAIDQQIETNAIPNFPTSC, encoded by the coding sequence ATGAAGAATATCAGTCGCCGCAAATTCCTATTTGCAAGTGTGACGGCAGGGATTGCAAGTAGCCAAGTCGCACACTCAGTTCAAGCACAGCCCTCCCCACCGACCTCTGACGAAATCATTGCAGACGAAATGGCTGCGGACGAAATCATTGCCACAGACGAGACATTAGATGCCCTCCTGGGTTCGGAGCGTTTAGCTTCTGATCGTTCTCCTGATAACCTGTCTGATTCGTCTACGTCTCCCCTAATCCCCTACGATCGAGATATATCAAGGCTATTAATTCGCTGTAGCCGCTTGGGAATGGAACAGTTTGCCCAGGGACAACGCGATCGCAGATACGATGGTTCGATTCGCGCCCTGGAGGACTTTCCGCGTGAACTGGAGCCCTATACCCAGGCGGCAACCTTTAGAGTTGAGCTAGATGCAACCACCACGCTACTGCCCGATTTAGGTCAGATCGGTAGACGGCTTACGCGACGAGCCATTCCCCCGACCCTTGCCTTTATCGGCTTTGTGCTGACATCAGAAACCCACAATATTATTCTATTTCGCGGCACATCAAACCCGAAGGAGTGGATGGCAAACTTTCAGTCGGGGCAGAGTAACTATGGGCGGTTGCGAGGGGCGCAGGGTCGCGTCCATACGGGTTTTCTGCGATTGTATAATCGGCTGTCGAGACAGGTACGGCAGGCGGCAAATACGCTCAATCCATCACTGCCCTGTTTCATTGCAGGTCACAGTCTTGGAGGGGCACTCGCAACACTGGCAGCAGCAGATCTCGCCTATCACTATCCGACACTCAGAGAGCAGATTCGCCTCTATACCTACGGTGCGCCCAGGGTTGGCAATCAAGCTTTTGTTGAATATCTGAAAACGATCGCTCCAAACAGCTACCGAGTTTTGAATATGGCAGATATGGTGACGATGGTTCCACCTGCCAATTTGAGAGAGCAGCAGTACAGCCACTTTGGAGAAGCATGGGTGTTTTTAGATTATGCCCAGGGCAGTGTGAGCCTGAGCCATTCCACATCGATTTATCAGGAAGCAATTGATCAACAAATTGAAACAAATGCGATTCCTAATTTTCCGACATCCTGTTAA
- a CDS encoding ISAzo13-like element transposase-related protein, whose product MLNDTIKATFKDAAQKLTGHRKRDFMAKVAEDYFEGSARKTETALGWNRDSVQLGLHERRSGILCVDNYRARGRHKSEAVLSNLERDIRSLADGQAQADPKFQSPFLYARISAKAVREALIAQKGYDESDLPSRQTIGAILNRLGYRLKKHKKSNP is encoded by the coding sequence ATGCTCAACGACACTATTAAAGCAACCTTCAAGGATGCTGCTCAAAAGCTGACGGGGCATCGGAAGCGGGACTTCATGGCAAAAGTGGCTGAAGACTATTTTGAGGGGTCAGCCCGGAAAACCGAAACCGCTTTAGGTTGGAATCGAGATAGTGTCCAACTTGGATTGCATGAGCGGCGTAGTGGAATCCTCTGTGTCGATAACTATCGAGCGAGGGGACGGCACAAAAGCGAAGCGGTGCTGTCGAATTTGGAGCGTGATATTCGCAGCTTAGCCGATGGGCAAGCGCAAGCTGACCCGAAATTTCAATCCCCCTTTTTGTATGCCCGAATCAGCGCCAAAGCTGTCCGAGAAGCCTTGATTGCCCAGAAGGGCTACGATGAATCTGACTTGCCCTCTCGGCAAACGATTGGCGCAATTCTCAATCGTCTGGGATACCGCCTAAAAAAACACAAAAAGTCAAACCCCTAA
- a CDS encoding ISAzo13-like element transposase-related protein yields MFDNVAQENQISDANPKSLRLSIDSKAKVKIGNLSRNGKARILEAKKADDHDNQWQAVLVPFGILNLDNDELSIYLGQSAETSDFIVDCLDWWWQDNQALYPDVEEWVINLDGGPATRSDRTQFIKRMVELSNTIGLTIRLIYYPPYHSKYNAIERCWAALEHYWNGAILDSVEAAVQWATHMSWKAMAPVVYLVDGIYEKGIKLLSEELEPYLPFWQRSETLPKWDITILPA; encoded by the coding sequence ATCTTTGACAACGTTGCTCAGGAAAATCAAATCTCTGATGCCAATCCCAAGTCCTTGAGATTGTCGATTGACAGTAAAGCCAAAGTCAAGATCGGGAATCTTTCACGCAATGGCAAAGCCCGGATATTAGAGGCGAAAAAAGCAGATGACCACGACAACCAATGGCAAGCAGTGTTAGTCCCGTTCGGCATTCTCAATTTGGATAACGACGAGTTGTCGATTTACCTGGGGCAGTCAGCCGAAACCAGTGATTTCATTGTCGATTGCTTAGATTGGTGGTGGCAAGACAATCAAGCTCTTTATCCCGATGTTGAAGAGTGGGTGATCAATTTAGATGGAGGTCCTGCCACTCGCAGTGACCGCACTCAGTTCATCAAACGCATGGTCGAATTGTCCAACACCATTGGTCTCACCATCCGGCTCATTTACTACCCACCGTATCACAGCAAGTACAATGCCATCGAACGATGCTGGGCAGCGTTAGAACATTACTGGAATGGAGCCATATTAGATTCGGTAGAAGCCGCTGTTCAATGGGCAACTCATATGAGTTGGAAAGCGATGGCTCCAGTGGTCTACTTAGTCGATGGCATCTATGAAAAGGGAATCAAGTTGCTGTCCGAGGAATTAGAACCCTATCTTCCCTTTTGGCAACGGTCTGAAACGCTACCCAAGTGGGATATCACCATTCTTCCTGCATGA
- a CDS encoding SGNH/GDSL hydrolase family protein: MNTAKNDRTRVTAADAQIIAFGDSLSDTGNIFRATGGRFPPSPPYFNGRFSNGAVAVETLANRLGLTLTPETNFAIGGAKTGRDNIGDTNDLKFGGLLDQIDRFASTVGAQGANSKALYFVWAGGDDFLSLPTDPASAISQAVGNIKTAVATLANLGARNIVVVQNPNLGRTPLSLQAGQLDALTTLTLRFNQQLESALTPLERNANLNIVLSNLFPIGEEIAQNPSAFGFSNVTAAYLQGLVPANPAADPNQFFFWDQTHPTTQGHTIFAGTLRQDVVTGITQSINRIGTLFSDRLVGYAGNDLLEGRSGQDTLEGNRGDDSLLGGAGADSLRGLEGSDLLLGGFGNDLLQGGAGRDLLFGQAGNDTLIGGNGIDFLSGGLGDNLLNGGSGCDIFSLRTQRSINTIQDFDTNGDLLLIPNQTRFRDLDIRQQGRDTVIAVSTTGKPIAILEGVQASSISSSDFIGDRLKSVLPNFGIQERGSAILNAVQAELAGLPGLKELLTTRRG, from the coding sequence ATGAACACAGCTAAAAACGATCGAACCAGAGTCACGGCAGCGGATGCCCAGATTATTGCCTTTGGGGACAGTCTTTCTGATACCGGGAATATCTTTAGAGCGACTGGCGGTCGCTTCCCCCCCAGTCCTCCCTACTTTAATGGACGCTTTTCCAACGGAGCCGTTGCGGTTGAAACGCTGGCGAATCGGCTGGGACTAACCCTGACTCCTGAAACAAATTTTGCCATCGGCGGTGCCAAAACTGGACGGGACAATATCGGCGATACGAATGACCTGAAATTCGGTGGCTTGCTGGATCAAATCGATCGATTTGCCAGTACCGTCGGCGCACAAGGGGCAAATTCAAAGGCGCTGTATTTCGTTTGGGCAGGCGGAGATGATTTTCTGAGTCTACCGACTGACCCCGCTTCAGCTATTAGTCAGGCAGTGGGAAATATCAAAACGGCTGTCGCCACTTTGGCAAATCTGGGAGCCAGGAACATTGTCGTGGTGCAAAACCCTAACCTGGGACGCACCCCCCTCAGTCTTCAGGCAGGACAACTCGATGCGCTGACCACCCTGACGCTTCGCTTTAACCAGCAGCTCGAATCAGCACTCACGCCGCTAGAACGCAATGCGAATCTCAACATCGTTCTGAGCAATTTATTTCCGATCGGTGAGGAGATTGCTCAAAATCCGTCTGCTTTCGGTTTCTCAAATGTGACCGCAGCCTATCTTCAGGGTCTTGTTCCTGCCAATCCAGCAGCAGATCCGAACCAGTTTTTCTTCTGGGATCAGACCCATCCAACGACCCAAGGACACACCATTTTTGCGGGGACGCTGCGGCAGGATGTCGTGACTGGCATTACCCAAAGCATTAACCGGATTGGCACTCTCTTTAGCGATCGGCTAGTGGGCTATGCCGGAAATGACTTGCTTGAGGGGCGATCGGGTCAGGACACGCTGGAAGGGAACCGGGGTGATGACTCGCTTCTGGGTGGAGCAGGCGCAGATAGCCTCCGAGGACTGGAAGGCAGCGATTTGCTGTTAGGTGGTTTTGGCAACGACCTTCTTCAGGGTGGAGCAGGGCGCGATTTGCTTTTTGGTCAGGCGGGAAACGACACGCTGATCGGGGGCAACGGCATCGATTTCTTGAGCGGCGGACTGGGCGATAATCTGCTGAATGGCGGAAGCGGCTGCGACATCTTCTCGCTCCGAACGCAGCGCAGCATCAATACGATTCAGGACTTTGATACCAACGGTGATCTTTTGCTGATTCCCAATCAAACTCGCTTTAGGGATTTAGACATTCGGCAGCAGGGCAGAGATACCGTAATTGCGGTTTCCACTACAGGTAAACCGATCGCGATTCTCGAAGGGGTTCAGGCAAGCTCAATTAGCTCCAGCGATTTCATTGGCGATCGTCTGAAAAGTGTCCTCCCCAATTTTGGGATTCAGGAACGGGGTTCAGCCATTCTTAATGCCGTTCAAGCGGAACTGGCTGGATTGCCTGGGCTAAAAGAGCTTTTGACCACAAGACGAGGGTGA
- a CDS encoding DUF362 domain-containing protein, with amino-acid sequence MKNPIDLRLGQSETVSLSPVNRDPSPQDMDQAIRSATFAVDQLDWLQRGDTVFIKPVLNSGKPYPSTTSPLALTSMIRLLKEKGAGRVIVGDMSGVGHLDQRPEGCKGSSRKLAKSAGMLKPVLDAGAEWSFFEEAGWDSFYEEQPTPGSHWKRGIMLPNVLREVDHIVSMPRCSRHALLGNTLGIKSVVGYMRYDTRLEYHHAAKTIQEKTAEANTVPTLLQKQRLVVTAADKILATLGPDLGHVFAPQQGLVIASRSMIAHDLVSLAWLMMHWRKAPWLNKQALTDPSSSQFVSNMANRVVAGILGGWKYSFSAETIKHSPLPDIWQDRTLLRAYELMGGVPDIRLLPTQAGIPSQLLDEFASMVALPSEIRAA; translated from the coding sequence ATGAAAAATCCGATCGACCTCAGACTCGGACAGAGCGAAACGGTAAGCCTGTCCCCAGTGAACCGAGATCCCTCGCCCCAGGACATGGATCAAGCCATTCGCAGCGCCACTTTTGCTGTTGATCAGCTTGACTGGCTCCAACGGGGTGACACTGTATTCATTAAGCCCGTCCTGAACTCAGGCAAACCTTATCCGTCTACCACCAGTCCCCTCGCGCTGACCAGCATGATCCGTTTGCTGAAGGAAAAGGGTGCAGGGCGGGTCATCGTCGGTGACATGAGTGGAGTTGGGCATCTGGATCAGCGTCCGGAGGGGTGTAAAGGCAGTAGCCGCAAGCTGGCGAAGAGTGCAGGGATGTTGAAGCCTGTGCTGGACGCTGGGGCGGAGTGGTCTTTTTTTGAAGAAGCAGGCTGGGACAGCTTCTATGAAGAACAACCTACCCCCGGTTCGCACTGGAAACGGGGTATCATGCTCCCCAACGTGCTGCGAGAGGTGGATCATATCGTATCCATGCCCCGCTGTAGCCGCCATGCCCTGCTGGGGAATACCCTCGGTATTAAGTCTGTAGTTGGGTATATGCGCTACGACACTCGCCTAGAATATCATCACGCCGCTAAAACCATTCAGGAAAAAACCGCCGAAGCCAACACCGTTCCTACCCTGCTGCAAAAGCAACGCCTGGTTGTCACAGCCGCAGACAAGATCCTGGCAACGTTAGGACCGGATCTGGGTCATGTGTTTGCCCCGCAACAGGGTTTAGTCATCGCTTCCCGGTCCATGATCGCTCACGATCTGGTCTCCCTGGCATGGTTGATGATGCACTGGCGTAAAGCTCCGTGGCTCAACAAACAGGCTTTAACCGACCCCAGCAGCAGCCAGTTTGTGAGCAATATGGCAAACCGTGTCGTTGCAGGCATTTTGGGTGGCTGGAAATACAGTTTCAGCGCTGAGACAATAAAACATTCTCCTCTCCCGGATATCTGGCAAGATCGCACCCTGCTCCGAGCCTATGAACTGATGGGAGGTGTACCGGATATCCGATTGCTGCCAACACAAGCTGGCATTCCGTCGCAGCTATTAGACGAGTTTGCCTCGATGGTGGCTTTGCCTTCGGAGATCAGAGCAGCGTAA
- a CDS encoding formylglycine-generating enzyme family protein, giving the protein MIWIPGGTFSMGSDHHYAEEAPAHLVTVDGFWMDQYLVTNAQFQKFVKATGYVTFAERSANLEDYPDAQPEMLQPASCVFVKPGRPVDRRDHYNWWAYIPGANWRHPEGSGSSIKGRENHPVVHVAYEDVEAYANWVGKVIPTEAEWEFAAWGGRENIEFAWGNELHPKGRMMANTWQGEFPWENLKTDGYERTSPVGVFPANGYGLYDIIGNVWEWTTDWYQEHSQIKRDSCCGTALNPRGGDRETSYDPALPDVKIPRKVIKGGSFLCAPSYCRRYRPPARMAQPLDTSTCHLGFRLIVRLRPRFKT; this is encoded by the coding sequence ATGATATGGATTCCTGGCGGCACCTTTTCAATGGGATCAGACCACCACTATGCGGAAGAAGCTCCCGCGCATCTGGTTACGGTAGACGGCTTCTGGATGGATCAATATCTCGTCACAAATGCCCAGTTCCAGAAATTTGTTAAAGCCACGGGCTATGTCACCTTTGCCGAGCGTTCAGCCAATCTGGAAGACTACCCCGATGCCCAACCCGAAATGCTGCAACCCGCTTCCTGTGTCTTCGTCAAACCCGGTCGTCCAGTTGACCGAAGGGATCACTATAACTGGTGGGCTTACATTCCCGGTGCAAACTGGCGGCATCCAGAAGGTTCTGGCAGTTCCATTAAGGGGCGCGAGAATCATCCCGTTGTGCATGTCGCCTATGAAGATGTAGAAGCCTATGCGAACTGGGTGGGCAAAGTCATTCCCACAGAAGCAGAATGGGAGTTTGCTGCCTGGGGAGGACGGGAAAATATCGAGTTTGCCTGGGGCAATGAACTCCATCCCAAAGGCAGAATGATGGCGAATACCTGGCAAGGAGAGTTTCCCTGGGAAAACCTGAAGACCGACGGTTATGAGCGCACGTCTCCGGTGGGCGTGTTCCCCGCCAATGGTTATGGACTGTACGACATCATTGGCAACGTCTGGGAGTGGACGACGGACTGGTATCAGGAACACAGTCAAATCAAAAGGGACTCCTGCTGCGGTACGGCGTTGAATCCACGCGGGGGCGATCGCGAAACCAGCTATGACCCTGCTCTGCCCGATGTCAAAATTCCCCGCAAAGTGATTAAGGGTGGCTCATTTTTGTGTGCGCCCAGCTATTGTCGCCGCTATCGTCCGCCTGCCCGGATGGCGCAACCTTTAGATACTTCCACCTGCCACCTGGGGTTTCGCTTGATTGTCCGCCTGCGACCGAGATTCAAGACTTGA
- a CDS encoding AraC family transcriptional regulator, which produces MSSISVLQYRFRNSEALSQAVNARRQTTIRQLSLNSLQCNLLLIENESISFSFTETSCPLHVAGAKGQGCLEFSFILQPGQQDFFAYEQAIPQNTLFGFDPTREVNMIVPGQSMICVAQIRRDVFEAYADLMQRSDLNMHFFKTNFITIPTMLSEVQAYLKRLYSIALHQPEYLTQSRLPQRGNCFAFASPHLLEDFLPLLIDSIPNPAAELSLQSPRRFSLVKQAEEYMRTHLKAPITLMSLCKALHTSERPLTYGFREVFGVSPMAYLKTLRLQAVRTQLQLADPAAAIAEIAHSYGFQSLGHFSRDYKTMFGELPSETLKQGFKS; this is translated from the coding sequence ATGTCTAGTATTTCCGTCCTCCAGTATCGTTTCCGCAACTCCGAAGCGCTGAGCCAGGCTGTGAACGCTCGGCGACAGACAACAATTCGGCAGCTCAGTCTGAATTCCTTGCAGTGTAATTTGCTGCTAATTGAGAATGAATCGATTAGCTTCTCTTTTACAGAAACCTCATGCCCATTACACGTTGCGGGAGCCAAAGGGCAAGGATGCCTTGAATTTAGCTTTATTCTGCAACCGGGTCAGCAAGATTTTTTTGCCTATGAGCAGGCGATCCCCCAAAATACTTTGTTTGGATTCGACCCAACGCGGGAAGTAAATATGATCGTGCCGGGTCAGAGCATGATTTGTGTAGCTCAGATTCGGCGAGATGTGTTTGAAGCCTATGCAGATCTGATGCAGCGCAGTGATTTGAATATGCACTTCTTTAAAACAAACTTTATTACCATTCCAACGATGCTGTCTGAAGTGCAAGCCTATCTCAAACGGCTCTATTCGATCGCGCTTCATCAGCCAGAGTATTTAACCCAATCCCGATTACCCCAAAGGGGGAACTGCTTCGCATTCGCATCGCCCCATCTGCTGGAGGATTTTCTGCCCTTGCTGATTGATTCCATTCCTAATCCTGCCGCCGAGCTATCGCTGCAATCGCCCCGTCGGTTTTCTTTGGTGAAGCAGGCAGAAGAGTATATGCGAACCCATCTGAAAGCCCCTATCACCTTGATGTCCCTCTGCAAAGCACTGCATACCAGCGAACGACCCTTGACCTACGGCTTTCGCGAAGTGTTTGGAGTCAGCCCGATGGCTTATCTGAAAACCCTACGATTGCAGGCAGTTCGAACCCAGCTCCAACTTGCCGATCCAGCAGCGGCGATCGCAGAGATTGCCCATTCCTATGGGTTTCAGAGCCTGGGACACTTCAGCCGAGACTACAAAACCATGTTTGGTGAGTTACCTTCAGAAACACTGAAGCAGGGCTTCAAGTCTTGA
- a CDS encoding arylsulfatase, with the protein MATGKKPNILILWGDDIGWWNISYNSRGQMGYRTPNIDRIANEGVAFTDYYGQQSCTAGRAAFITGQNPIRTGLTKVGMPGADLGLQKEDPTIAELLKPLGYATGQFGKNHLGDRDEFLPTMHGFDEFFGNLYHLNAEEEPEDPDYPKDPAFKQRFGPRGVIHSWADGKGGQKVEDTGPLTKKRMETIDEEVTEHALRFIDQCHQDGKPFFMWYNTTAMHFRTHCPDKHKGKSGQGDYNDVMVAHDELIGQMLDKLDELGIAEDTIVMYSTDNGIHYNTWPDAGITPFRSEKNTNWEGGWRVPAFIRWTGHFPAGSVVNGIVSHQDWLPTLLAAAGEPEIKEKLLNGHTIGDRTYKVHIDGFNMLPYLNGEVKESPRNTLFYFSDDGDLIALRFGDWKMVLMEQRAKQLQCWFEPFVPLRVPKMFNLRRDPFERADENSNTYWDWVISHAYLVYAMQGLVAQEIEDFVKYPPRQKPAAFNLDAVMRQLEDAASSRNH; encoded by the coding sequence ATGGCAACGGGCAAAAAACCAAACATTTTAATTCTTTGGGGTGACGATATTGGCTGGTGGAATATCAGCTATAACAGCCGAGGACAGATGGGCTATCGCACCCCGAATATTGATCGCATCGCGAACGAAGGCGTGGCTTTTACTGACTACTACGGTCAACAGAGCTGTACTGCGGGACGAGCAGCCTTTATTACCGGACAGAATCCTATCCGCACTGGACTCACTAAGGTTGGGATGCCCGGAGCCGATCTGGGTTTACAGAAAGAAGATCCGACGATCGCGGAACTGCTCAAACCTCTGGGCTATGCAACGGGACAGTTCGGTAAAAATCATCTGGGAGACCGGGACGAATTTTTGCCGACGATGCATGGCTTTGATGAGTTCTTTGGCAATCTTTACCACCTCAATGCAGAGGAAGAACCGGAAGATCCGGATTACCCCAAAGATCCCGCCTTCAAACAGCGGTTTGGACCGCGTGGCGTAATTCATAGCTGGGCAGATGGCAAAGGTGGACAGAAGGTGGAAGATACGGGACCGCTGACCAAAAAGCGGATGGAAACCATTGATGAAGAAGTCACTGAACACGCCCTCCGCTTTATCGACCAGTGCCATCAGGACGGCAAACCTTTCTTTATGTGGTACAACACCACCGCCATGCACTTCCGCACTCACTGCCCGGACAAACACAAAGGCAAGAGCGGACAGGGGGATTACAACGATGTCATGGTTGCTCATGATGAGCTGATTGGTCAGATGCTCGACAAGCTGGATGAATTGGGGATCGCTGAAGATACGATCGTCATGTACTCCACCGATAATGGGATTCACTACAACACCTGGCCCGATGCGGGAATCACGCCCTTCCGCAGTGAAAAGAATACGAACTGGGAGGGGGGGTGGCGCGTTCCGGCTTTTATCCGCTGGACGGGACATTTTCCGGCAGGGTCGGTGGTCAATGGCATCGTTTCTCACCAGGACTGGCTACCCACCCTGTTAGCTGCGGCAGGAGAACCAGAGATCAAGGAAAAGCTGCTGAACGGTCACACCATTGGCGATCGCACCTACAAAGTGCATATCGACGGCTTCAATATGCTGCCCTACCTGAACGGTGAAGTGAAGGAAAGCCCACGGAATACCCTCTTTTACTTCAGTGATGATGGTGATCTGATCGCCCTCCGGTTTGGGGATTGGAAGATGGTTTTGATGGAACAGCGGGCAAAGCAACTGCAATGCTGGTTTGAGCCATTCGTGCCGTTACGGGTACCCAAAATGTTCAATCTGCGCCGCGATCCGTTTGAACGAGCAGATGAAAATTCCAATACCTATTGGGACTGGGTCATTTCTCATGCCTATCTGGTGTACGCAATGCAGGGGCTGGTCGCGCAGGAAATCGAGGACTTTGTGAAGTATCCTCCCCGCCAAAAACCCGCCGCCTTCAACCTGGATGCAGTAATGAGGCAGCTAGAAGACGCAGCCAGCAGCCGCAATCATTAA
- a CDS encoding haloacid dehalogenase-like hydrolase, which produces MTDPLVSWNDGVAKDAILGFVANITTPNSSSFLPPSDRTAVFDNDGTLWVEYPLYGQAFFAFDRARQLAPQHPKWQIQEPFASVLKGELKSAMAAGEPALLELVMVTLAGMITDEFAASVQNWFATAIHPPLHRHYWELGYQSMVEQLHYLRKPASSRKRNQARGQT; this is translated from the coding sequence ATGACCGATCCCCTCGTCTCCTGGAATGATGGGGTTGCCAAGGATGCAATCCTCGGCTTTGTGGCGAACATCACCACACCAAACAGCTCGTCCTTCCTGCCGCCCAGCGATCGCACTGCGGTTTTTGACAATGACGGCACCCTCTGGGTGGAGTACCCCCTGTATGGGCAGGCGTTCTTCGCCTTTGATCGCGCTCGGCAACTGGCACCCCAGCACCCGAAGTGGCAGATCCAGGAGCCGTTTGCGTCGGTTTTGAAAGGAGAGCTGAAATCTGCGATGGCGGCAGGCGAACCTGCTCTACTGGAATTGGTGATGGTGACTCTTGCAGGCATGATAACGGATGAGTTTGCCGCGAGCGTCCAGAATTGGTTTGCCACAGCCATCCATCCGCCCCTGCATCGGCATTACTGGGAGTTGGGGTATCAGTCGATGGTCGAACAGCTGCACTACCTGAGAAAGCCCGCCAGCTCAAGGAAGCGGAACCAAGCGAGAGGGCAAACCTGA
- a CDS encoding calcium-binding protein, which yields MRNKRASFIFIDGVNRTGTPGPDTLRGGDRNDLLNGVGGDDDLTGRSGSDRLIGGSGNDRIRGDNGNDQIRGDSGGDNITAGSGDDLVQAGSGNDRVAGGNGNDELDGNSGDDELRGESGSDELDGGDGADQLFGAGGDDEIKGGRGNDELNGDDGIDTLNGDDGIDRLRGGNGNDVLNGGSGNDELTGQGGADSLFGRDGNDSIIGAAGNDSIDGGSGNDTMNGQQGQDQLLGGSGNDTVLGGDGADSLNGGDGRDTVSGQNGRDTLVGGSGDDRLVGGNDADTLTGDSGRDRLNGGQAADIFVLQLDNGFDIVEDFQVNTDRLGLSRGISLNGIRIGAEGSNTTVIRFEGQVLARLEGVNSSQVTLDAFTFV from the coding sequence ATGCGAAACAAACGTGCAAGTTTCATTTTCATTGATGGAGTTAACCGGACTGGAACTCCTGGTCCTGACACCTTGCGAGGAGGCGATCGCAATGACCTGCTCAATGGGGTAGGAGGCGATGATGATCTGACGGGACGATCGGGGAGCGATCGACTAATTGGGGGTAGCGGTAACGACCGAATTCGCGGGGACAACGGCAACGACCAAATTCGGGGTGACAGTGGCGGCGATAATATCACAGCCGGAAGCGGGGATGACTTAGTGCAGGCAGGTTCTGGCAACGATAGAGTTGCGGGTGGCAATGGCAACGATGAGCTGGATGGAAACAGCGGCGATGATGAACTGCGCGGGGAAAGCGGATCGGATGAACTGGATGGAGGGGATGGAGCCGATCAACTGTTTGGGGCTGGTGGCGACGATGAGATCAAGGGAGGGCGCGGCAATGATGAGCTGAACGGAGATGACGGTATCGATACCCTGAACGGAGATGACGGTATCGATCGGCTGCGAGGTGGCAATGGCAATGATGTGCTAAATGGTGGATCAGGCAACGATGAACTGACTGGACAAGGAGGTGCCGATTCTCTATTTGGCAGAGATGGAAATGACTCGATCATCGGTGCTGCTGGAAATGACTCGATCGATGGCGGCAGCGGTAACGATACCATGAACGGACAGCAAGGACAGGACCAACTGCTGGGCGGCAGCGGTAATGACACGGTTCTTGGGGGAGATGGAGCAGACTCCCTCAACGGTGGCGATGGACGTGATACTGTTAGCGGACAAAACGGACGAGATACGCTTGTCGGAGGGAGTGGCGACGATCGATTGGTCGGCGGCAATGATGCCGATACTCTCACTGGAGACAGCGGTAGAGATCGGCTGAATGGGGGTCAGGCAGCAGATATTTTTGTCCTTCAGTTAGACAACGGCTTCGACATCGTGGAGGACTTTCAAGTCAATACCGATCGTCTCGGTTTGTCTCGTGGTATCAGTCTGAATGGCATTAGGATCGGTGCAGAGGGCAGCAACACGACAGTGATTCGCTTCGAGGGACAAGTGCTTGCCCGATTAGAAGGCGTTAACTCCAGCCAGGTTACCCTGGATGCCTTTACCTTTGTTTGA